From Xyrauchen texanus isolate HMW12.3.18 chromosome 9, RBS_HiC_50CHRs, whole genome shotgun sequence, the proteins below share one genomic window:
- the LOC127649762 gene encoding 40S ribosomal protein S8-like, which produces MGISRDNWHKRRKTGGKRKPVHKKRKYELGRPPANTKIGPRRIHTVRVRGGNKKYRALRLDVGNFSWGSECCTRKTRIIDVVYNASNNELVRTKTLVKNCVVLVDSTPYRQWYESHYAIPLGRKKGAKLTPEEEETLNKKRSKKVLKKLNDRRKNSKISPLLEEQFQQGKLLACIASRPGQCGRADGYVLEGKELEFYLRKIKAKKGK; this is translated from the exons ATGG GTATCTCAAGGGACAACTGGCACAAACGTCGCAAGACTGGTGGTAAACGCAAGCCAGTCCACAAGAAAAGGAAATATGAGCTCGGGCGTCCTCCAGCAAACACCAAG ATTGGACCTCGTCGCATCCACACAGTAAGGGTCCGTGGTGGAAACAAGAAATACCGTGCTTTGAGGCTTGATGTGGGCAACTTCTCATGGGGCTCAGAAT GTTGTACTCGCAAGACTAGGATCATCGATGTGGTGTACAACGCCTCTAACAATGAGCTGGTGAGAACCAAGACCCTGGTCAAGAATTGTGTGGTCCTTGTGGACAGCACACCTTACAGACAGTGGTATGAGTCTCACTATGCCATCCCACTTGGAAGGAAGAAGGGTGCCAAGCTG ACTCCTGAGGAAGAGGAGACTCTGAACAAGAAGAGGTCGAAAAAGGTCCTGAAGAAGCTTAATGATCGCCGAAAGAACAGCAAGATCAGTCCCCTATTGGAGGAGCAGTTCCAGCAAGGAAAGCTTCTTG CCTGCATTGCCTCCAGACCGGGACAGTGTGGTAGGGCTGATGGCTATGTCCTCGAAGGCAAAGAACTGGAGTTCTACCTGAGAAAGATTAAAGCCAAGAAAGGCAAATAA
- the LOC127649765 gene encoding LOW QUALITY PROTEIN: 40S ribosomal protein S8-like (The sequence of the model RefSeq protein was modified relative to this genomic sequence to represent the inferred CDS: inserted 1 base in 1 codon; substituted 1 base at 1 genomic stop codon), which yields MITGCTLKTNIIDVVYXASNNELVXTKTLYSTPYRQWYESHYAIPLGRKKGAKLTPEEEETLNKKRLKKVQKKLNDRRNNSKIGPLLEEQFQQGKLLACIASRPGQCGRADGYVLEGKELEFYLRRFKAKKGK from the exons ATGATTACAGGTTGTACTCTCAAGACCAATATCATTGATGTGGTGT ACGCCTCTAACAATGAGCTGGTTTGAACCAAGACCCTATACAGCACTCCTTACAGACAGTGGTATGAGTCTCACTACGCCATCCCACTTGGAAGGAAGAAGGGTGCCAAGCTG ACTCCTGAGGAAGAGGAGACTCTGAACAAGAAGAGGTTGAAAAAGGTCCAGAAGAAGCTTAATGATCGCCGAAACAACAGCAAGATCGGTCCCCTATTGGAGGAGCAGTTCCAGCAAGGAAAGCTTCTTG CCTGCATTGCCTCCAGACCGGGACAGTGTGGTAGGGCTGATGGCTATGTCCTCGAAGGCAAAGAACTGGAGTTCTACCTGAGACGGTTTAAAGCCAAGAAAGGTAAATAA
- the best4 gene encoding bestrophin-4, whose protein sequence is MLPSKIDQMKSIMTVSYTLKVANARFGGFTRLLFRWRGSIYKLLYREFLVFCVLYSLFSVLYRCILKAEQQDLFERLARHCNKFAKLIPMSFVLGFYVTQAFQRWWGQYTSFPLPDNLMMVVSGNVHGTDERGRLLRRTLMRYANLSSVLILRSISTRVHKRFPTLEDIVEAGFMTAEELNKLNHLYSDFNKYWMPLTWFANLASQARREGRVNDDIALRLLMDELNNYRSKCSMLFHYDWISIPLVYTQVVTLAVYSFFTFCLIGRQFVKPENRDEQKIHLDLYVPVFTLLEFFFYAGWLKVGELIINPFGEDDDDFETNQLIDRNIQVSMLAVDDMHQNLPPLEKDKYWLDKGPSYPSATMKPIFMGSTHDMRILEDENEESVPIIKTSMLASGVWPTTHKVKKQRSKGLQCLCCRAKCMSESSVRALENSSKMNVLPPPQLQSMSRKHQVELLESSETKGPAIQDS, encoded by the exons ATGCTCCCTTCAAAAATcgatcagatgaag AGCATCATGACCGTGTCCTACACTCTTAAGGTGGCTAATGCTAGGTTTGGAGGGTTCACAAGGTTGCTCTTCAGGTGGAGAGGAAGCATTTACAAGCTTTTGTACAGAGAATTCCTCGTCTTCTGTGTACTGTACAGCCTTTTCAGTGTTTTATACAG ATGTATCCTTAAGGCTGAACAACAGGATCTGTTTGAGCGACTGGCACGTCATTGCAACAAGTTTGCTAAACTCATCCCAATGTCATTTGTTCTTG GTTTCTATGTTACACAGGCATTTCAGCGTTGGTGGGGCCAATATACAAGCTTTCCCCTGCCAGATAACTTGATGATGGTTGTATCTGGGAATGTTCATGGCACAGATGAAAGAGGGCGTCTGTTGAGGCGCACCCTGATGAGGTATGCAAATCTCTCATCTGTTCTTATCCTGCGCTCCATCAGTACACGGGTGCACAAACGATTTCCAACTCTGGAGGACATTGTGGAGGCAG GATTCATGACTGCAGAGGAGCTCAATAAACTTAACCATCTGTACTCTGACTTTAACAAATACTGGATGCCACTAACATGGTTTGCAAACCTGGCATCACAAGCAAGAAGAGAAGGGCGTGTGAATGATGATATAGCCTTGAGACTCCTTATGGAT GAGCTTAATAACTACAGATCAAAATGCAGCATGCTCTTCCACTATGACTGGATCAGCATTCCCTTGGTGTACACACAG GTTGTGACCCTGGCTGTGTACTCCTTCTTTACATTCTGTCTAATTGGAAGACAGTTTGTGAAACCTGAGAATCGTGATGAACAAAAGATTCATCTGGACTTGTATGTTCCAGTTTTCACTCTTCTGGAATTCTTCTTTTATGCTGGCTGGTTAAAG GTAGGGGAACTTATTATTAACCCATTtggagaagatgatgatgattttgaAACCAACCAACTGATAGATCGAAACATTCAG GTTTCTATGCTAGCTGTAGATGACATGCACCAAAACCTTCCTCCCTTAGAAAAGGACAAATACTGGTTGGATAAGGGTCCCTCATATCCTTCTGCCACTATGAAGCCTATCTTCATGGGCTCGACACATGACATGAG GATACTTGAGGATGAAAATGAGGAATCTGTACCAATCATCAAGACATCAATGCTTGCCAGCGGTGTGTGGCCGACTACACACAAAGTAAAAAAGCAAAGAAGCAAGGGCCTACAGTGTCTCTGCTGCAGAGCTAAATGTATGAGTGAGAGCTCTGTCAGAGCACTTGAAAACTCTTCAAAGATGAATGTCTTGCCACCACCTCAGCTACAAAGCATGTCAAGGAAACACCAGGTGGAATTGCTGGAGTCATCTGAAACTAAAGGACCAGCAATCCAAGACTCCTAG
- the si:ch211-106k21.5 gene encoding leucine-rich repeat, immunoglobulin-like domain and transmembrane domain-containing protein 1: MTALSQEQQLTLMMTPEGLALFWGSFTLHMILVTEGSSVGCGCPAATILIKFPSNIPNDTCCLNFSGSTFNQVHWAAFLSHTHLQVLDLTNCNISHIDHSEVRETSLTSLRELYLSQNRLSSLPADFLSKAYSLEMLDLGMNNLTYLPKRFLQNSENLQVLILGWNKLSSLPGSVFKPSLQHLELFENPWACTCTLWEGLQGGRHDNSSGFQGLVGNLTCASPQTLAGRMVWSLQNRDVCHLANLTALFILLPLLLLLSLVLCWCCGRKKKRKETSSFSPAHKRPSNSQCNGRWPHDKLPTGQSPASVDNGKEVILRNQLMLQPSSTLLDSTRDIYEEVEIKLGSVESLANPSSTCSTEGTAVKQDLDAVSVSEVMKDSADREKAYLTQSTEYYSLVPGIEMDDSDHGEYESVDLS, translated from the coding sequence GACTTGCCTTATTTTGGGGATCGTTCACTCTCCACATGATCCTTGTCactgaaggaagctctgtgggaTGTGGGTGTCCAGCAGCcaccattttaattaaatttcccTCGAATATACCCAATGACACATGCTGCTTGAACTTTTCAGGATCCACATTCAACCAGGTGCATTGGGCGGCTTTTTTGTCACATACACATCTGCAAGTTTTGGACCTGACTAACTGTAATATCAGCCACATTGATCACAGTGAAGTTAGAGAGACATCATTGACTTCATTGAGAGAGCTATATCTTAGTCAGAACAGATTGTCATCTCTTCCAGCTGACTTCCTATCCAAAGCCTATAGTCTGGAAATGCTGGATCTGGGAATGAATAATCTGACGTATCTACCCAAGCGATTTCTGCAGAACTCTGAAAATCTGCAGGTGTTGATCCTTGGATGGAACAAGCTGAGCTCTCTCCCAGGCTCTGTCTTTAAGCCTTCACTACAACATCTGGAGCTCTTTGAAAACCCCTGGGCTTGCACATGCACACTGTGGGAAGGGCTCCAGGGTGGTCGACATGACAACTCCAGCGGTTTTCAGGGGCTTGTTGGTAATCTGACCTGTGCCTCTCCTCAAACTCTTGCAGGACGGATGGTATGGTCTTTACAGAACAGGGATGTGTGCCACTTAGCCAACCTAACAGCTCTCTTCATTCTTCTTCCCCTTCTCCTGCTCCTCAGTCTGGTGCTCTGCTGGTGCTGTGGCAGGAAGAAGAAAAGGAAAGAGACCTCGTCATTTAGCCCAGCTCACAAAAGGCCCAGCAACTCACAGTGCAATGGACGGTGGCCACATGACAAACTGCCCACTGGACAGTCACCAGCATCTGTAGACAATGGAAAAGAGGTCATACTGAGGAACCAACTGATGCTTCAGCCCTCATCCACCCTGCTAGACAGTACTCGGGACATCTATGAGGAAGTGGAGATTAAACTGGGCTCTGTGGAATCGCTGGCCAATCCATCGTCCACTTGCTCCACTGAAGGGACTGCAGTCAAGCAGGATCTGGAtgcagtgagtgtgagtgaggtGATGAAGGACTCAGCTGATCGGGAGAAAGCTTACCTGACCCAGTCCACTGAATACTACAGTTTAGTACCAGGGATTGAAATGGATGACTCAGACCATGGAGAGTATGAGAGTGTGGACCTCTCGTAA